DNA from Arthrobacter sp. PvP023:
GCTCCCACCTGCCGTGGGCCGATCCCCGCCGCGGGTGGGACTTCGTCACCGCCGGGCACGGCGACGTTAGCTGGGAGCCGATCTTCAGGGCACTCAACGCCATCGGCTACGAAGGACCTACCAGCATCGAATGGGAGGACGCCGGTATGGACCGGCTGGTGGGCGCTCCCCAGGCGCTGGACATGGTCCGTGACCTGGCCGCCATACGACCACCCGCTGCCGCGTTTGATGCCGCCTTTGCGACCCGCTGACCTGCAGTACAGAACAGATACCGACTCACACTGATACGCCCCGAAATGAAGGAAACCATGACAAGCAACAACAAAACAGCGCTGGTGGTTCGCGGCGGCTGGGACGGACACCAGCCGGTGGAGGCCACCGAGCTGTTCATCCCCTACCTTAAGGACAACGGCTACGACGTCCGGGTGGAGGAATCACCCAAGATCTACGCTGATACGGAATACATGGCCGGCGTTGACCTGATCGTGCAGTGCATGACGATGTCCACCATCGAGAAGGATGAATTTGAGGGGCTCCGCGCCGCCGTCGAAAACGGCACCGGCCTTGCAGGCTGGCACGGCGGCATCGCCGATTCGTACCGCAATAACTCGGACTACCTTCACCTGATTGGCGGCCAGTTCGCCTGCCATCCGGGCAAGCACGCTGACGAGCGGACCGGCGAGCAGTCGGACAACTACGTCCCTTACACGGTGGACATGCTGCCAGCTGCCGCCGAGCACCCCATCACGCAGGGCATCGCTGACTTTGACCTCGTCACGGAGCAGTACTGGGTTCTCAGCGACGACTACATCGACGTCCTGGCCACCACCACTCAGAAGGTCCGGGAATGGGATCCGTGGAACCGGGAGGTCATCTCGCCTGCCATCTGGACCCGCCAGTGGGGCAACGGCAAAATCTTCGTTTGCACCCCGGGCCACCGCATCGAAGTCCTGCAGGACAAGAACGTCCGCACCATCATTGAAAGGGGTTTGCTGTGGGCAAGCCGTTGAACGTAGGAATCATTGGCTGCGGCAAGATCGTGGCCCAGTACCTGGCCAGCTTCCGCAGGCTGGAGCAGGTGCGTCTGGTGGCTGTTGCAGACCTTGACACTGCCCGCGCACAGGAGGTCGCAGACAGCTACGAAGGCGTCCGGGCCGTCTCGGTCGATGAGCTGATTGCGGCCCACGATATCGACCTCGTCCTAAACCTCACTATCCCCGCCGCCCACGCCGACGTTGCGCTCAAGGCCATCGCTGCCGGCAAGAGCGTTTACGGCGAGAAACCGCTCGCTGCCACCACCGAGGAAGCCCGGGAGGTTATAACCGCCGCCCGCGAAGCCGGCGTTGTGGTCGGCTGCGCCCCGGACACAGTGCTGGGTACCGGCATCCAGACGGCAAGGAAGGCCATCGACGACGGCCTGATCGGTTCCCCGATCGCGGCCACGGCTACTATGGTCACCCCCGGCCACGAGCGCTGGCACCCGAATCCGGACTTCTACTACCAACCCGGTGGCGGACCGCTTCTGGACATGGGCCCCTACTATGTCAGCGCTCTCGTGACGCTACTGGGTCCCGTCGTCTCGGTAATCGGCGCCGCCAGCCACACCCGCACTGAGCGCACCATCGGCTCCGGCGAGCGTGCCGGACAGGTAGTTCCGGTGAACATCGACACCCACGTCACCGGTGTCCTGGTCCACGCGTCGGGGGCCCTTTCGACCCTGGTCATGAGCTTCGACGCCGTGCAAAGCAAGTCCCCCAATATCGAAATCCACGGGGAGAAGGGTTCGCTCTCCGTTCCTGACCCCAACCACTTCGACGGCGACGTGGAGATCTTCCGGCTCGGCGGCGAATCTTGGGAAACGCTCCCTGTATCCGCCGGATACATCGACTCGGGCCGCGGCTACGGCATCGCGGACATCGCGGCAACACCTGCGGGCGCCGAGCCCCGCGCCGGCGGGGCCCTGGCGTTCCACGTGCTCGAAGTAATGGAGTCCGTGCTCGCGGCCGCGCACACGGGAGCCCCGATGCGGATTGCCAGCACAGCCGAGCGGCCCTCGGCCGTCGCATTGGCGGATCTGGCCGCACTGCCCCAAGAAATCAACTCCTAGCTAAGCCATCCGGCCCCGCATCCGCTCCACATCCGCGACGCCGGCGTAGGCGGCCTGCGTTCCCTTCCGGGTGGCGGCGAGTGCCGCCGCCACGGAGGCGAAGGCAGCGGCTTCGGCCAGCGGCTGTCCGGCGGCGAGCCGTGCGGCCACGGCGCCGGTGAACGCATCGCCGGCGCCCGTGGTGTCCACGGCATGGACCTTGACCGGTGCGATCCGGGTGACACGGTCCGTCCCCGAAACCAGCGAGTCCAGGACCACCGAGCCGCTGGCCCCCAACGTGACCAGGACCCGCCGCAGCCCGCGCTCGGCGAAGCGCTCCCGGACCTGGTCCCACGCGGCGTCGTCCGCTTCGGCGCCGGGCATCTCACCCGACCCCAGGAACAGCGACGCCTCGTGCGCGTTGACCAGCAGCACGTCGGCCAGGTCCGCCAGGCTCTGTGGGATCTCGCCGTAAGGCGAGAGGTTCAGCAGGACTGTCGCGCCGGCGTCGTGCCCTGTCCGGGCGGCGGCTTCAACGGTGTCCAGGCTGACCTCGAGGCAGAGACACACCACGGAAGCGCCGTCGAACGCGTCCGCTGACGCCGCAACGTCGGCGGGAGCGAGGGTTCCGTTGGCACCGGCGGAAATGATGATGTTGTTCTCGCCGTGCGCGTCCACCGCGATCACGGCGACTCCCGTGGCGGCGGACTCCGAGGTGCGCACGTGCGAGATGTCCACGCCGGCGCCGGCGGTGGAGGAGAGGAGCATCTCGCCGTTGGAGTCGTCCCCCACGGCGCCGACGAGGCTGACTACCCCGCCCAGCAGGCTTGCCGCCACGGCCTGGTTGGCGCTCTTGCCTCCCGGATTCACCGCGAATCCGGTGCCGTGGACCGTCTCACCCGGCAGCGGAAGCCGTTCGCAATAGATGGTCAGGTCCGCGTTCAGGGAGCCGACGACGACGATCCGGCCGTGCGTTTCGGGTCCGGCGCTCATTCGGCCACCTCGGCTTCAACCGGCTTGGGGATCAGGAGCGAGGCACCGAAGGCGGCAACGGTGATGACCAGGCCGACCACCACGACGGTCAGGTACGACGCCTTGGCGTCGCCGAGGGCCGAGGTTGCCACCAGCACGGCGGGCAGCACCAGGAAGCTGAGTCCGGCGCCGAGGTTGAAGGCACCTGCGTTCATGCCCGGCAGGAAGCCCGGGTTTCCGGCGGGCGAGAGCACCACTCCGAGTCCGTTCAGCATGATGTTGACCGTACCGGCGTACATGATGCCCAGCAAGACCGTACCGGCGATCATCATCGGCAGGCTCCCCAGGCCGAAGAAGGCGATCAGGGCCAGCGCGGCGATACTGCCCAGCAGCCCGATGCGCAGCACCCTGGTGTAGCCAAGGACCGGCGCCAGCCTGCCGCTGAGCGGGCCCACCACCCAGCCAAGCAGGGCATACGGGGTCAGGATGATCAGCGACATTTCCGTGGGACCCACTCCGAAGCCCGGAGCCGCCGCCTGTACGTAAGCGGGGACGATGCCATTGATGACGGCGAAGATTCCGGTCATGGTGAGCGTGGTGGTCAGCAGGGGCGCCCAAGTGGAGCGCTGGCGCAGGTGGACGGTTTCCACCATGGGCTGCTTGGAGCGCTTTTCCACGGTCCAGAACGCGTAAAAGGCGAGCGCGGCGACGGCCACCAGCCCTACGGCCAGCATCAGGGTGCCCGCCGAGAAGCCGCCCACCAGCTTGGAGCCCTCGTTGAGGGCGGTCAGCAGCGCGCCGACGGCCACAACAATGAAGAAGACGCCGAGCCAGTCCATGGTGGTGCCGGCCGCGGGCTTGCTTTCGCCGGCCAGGAGCGCGATCAGCGCTGTAGCCACCAGTGCCAGGACCACCATCAGCCAGAAGATGCTGCGGAAGCCGAAGTGCTCGGCAAAGTAGCCGCCCACGAAGGAGTCAACGCCGGCCACGCCGCCGTTGACCGCCGTGATGAGGCCCATGAGCGTGCCGTATTTGCGAGGATTGCTGACGGCGGAGCGCAGCATGATCAGGCACAGCGGCACGGTGGGGCCGCTGACGCCCTGGATGATGCGGCCCACGAAGAGCCACGTGACGTCCGGGGCGAGCGCGGCGATGACCGAGCCGACGGCCATGAGCAGCATCATGCCGATCAGGATCTTCTTCCGTCCGATGATGTCGCTCAGGCGCGGCAGGAAGAGGGAAAACAGCGCGGCCGCAGTGAAGAACCAGGTCTGGGACAGGCCGATGACGGCCTGGTCGGTGTTGAGTTCCTTCCCCATGGTCACCAGGGCCGGGCTGAGCATGGAGGCATTGAGCTGGAACGCCACGCAGGAGGCCAGCAGGGCCACCATCAGGGCGGTCACGTTGCCGCGGGCGGTCTTGGTTTCGGTGAGGGTGGTCATTTACTTGACCCCTCCGGTTGCCGCGCCGACTGAGACGGCGGCCGGTGCCGCGAGCGCGGGTTCGCCGATCCGGATGAGGGCGTCGGTGACGAGGTCCCAGAACCTTTCGTGGTCCAGGTCGACGGCAACGGAGGTGTTGCAGTCTGCCGGGGCCGGGGCACGGAAGTCTGCAATGGTCATCCCGAGGGTCAGCCTGCCGTGCAGTTCGATGTCCACCGGAACCTTGCGGGTGGTGACAATGCTGGGATCGATCACGTAGGCCACGGCGCAGGGGTCGTGGACCGGCGGGTGGTCGAAGCCCTGGGCGTCCTGGTAGGTCTTGGTGAAGAACTCCATCAGTTCCATGACGAACCTGGCGGGTCCGGTTCCCACGGCGGCGATCTTCTCCACCACTTCGGGGGTGGCCAGTGCCTGGTGGGTGAGGTCCAGGCCCACCATCACTACGGGCCATGCCTCGTTGAACACGATGTGCGCGGCTTCAGGATCGATGATGATGTTGAATTCCGCCACGGCGCTCCAGTTGCCCACGTGGTAGCCGCCGCCCATCAGGACCACTTCCTTGACGCGTTCAACGATGCGCGGTTCCTTGCGGGCCGCCATGGCGATGTTGGTGAGGCCGGCGGTGGGGACCAGGGTCACGGTGCCGGGCTCGTGCTCCATAACAATGTCAATGATGAGGTCGACGGCGTGGCGCGTGTCCAACTCGATGGCGGACTCGGGCTGGGCGGGGCCGTCCATGCCGGATTCGCCGTGGATGTCCGGCGCGGTTTCGATGGTGCGCACCAGCGGGCGGCCGCAGCCGGCGGCGAAGGGGACGCCCGTGATGCCGGCGATCGTGCCGACGGACAGGGCGTTGCGGGTGACCTTCTCGAGGGTCTGGTTGCCCACCACCGTGGTGACGGCAAGCAGTTCGATATCGGGGTTGCCGTGCGCCAGCAGCATGGCCACGGCGTCGTCATGCCCGGGGTCGCAGTCCAGGATGATCTTCTTGCGGGCAGGGGTCACGGGGTTGGGGTCCACGTCTATCTCCACGTCGTTGGGGGCCCGCCCGGAGGCAGGGTGCAAAAGCAAACAGGGAGATCATGACAGCTCCGCGGTACTTACGTCAAGCGCTTAACGTGAATTGCGTTAAGCGCTTGACGCCTTGCGCGGCAAGCAGTCTCACGTGGAACGGCGCAGGCATGCACCTGGCCCACTACGATCGAGGGTATGGATTCCGCGCACCACGTACAGCATTCACCGGGCACGGGACCCAAGGCCGCCGCGCCGCGGGTCACGGCGGCCATGGTTGCCGCCCGCGCGGGGGTTTCCACGGCCACCGTTTCCCTGGTGGCCAACGGCAAGACCCGCGGCCGCGTGTCGGAGGACAACATTTCGCGGGTGCGGGACGCCATCTCCGAACTGGGCTATGTGGTGGACGGCATCGGCAGCTCCCTGGCCAAGGGCGTGAGCTCGATCGTCATCCTTGTGGCGCCGGACATCTCCAACCCGTTCTTCGCCAAGGTGATCACCGGTGTGCGCGAATCCCTGGGCGCCGACTACCAGCTGCTCCTGTCCGTCACGGAGGCCGGAGAGTTTCCGCAGGCCGATGACGTCCGGAAGCTGACGGCGCTGCGGCCCGCAGGGCTGCTGGTGGACGCCCCGGACGCCGAATTCCTGGAGGAACTGTCGGCTGCGGGCCCGCTGGTGCTGCTCGACGCTCCCGGTCTGGAAGCCTACGCCCCGTCGGTGAACCTCGACGTGGCGCACGGCGCCCGGGAGCTGGCGGCGCACCTGGCCGCTGCGGGGCACAAATGCGCGGCTTACGTGGACAGCGTGACGGGCACGGCCACCTTCGACGTTCGGCGCACCGCGTTCCTCGAGGAAGCAGCGGAGCGCGGGATTTCAGTGCCGCCCGAATGCATCATCAGCACCACCATCGACGTCGGGACCGCGGCCGCGGCGTTCGCCCGGGCATGGCCGCAGTGGCAGCGGAACGGGGTTACCGCCGTCGTCTGCGGTACCGATACGCAGGCCTACGGCGTGCTGCAGGAAGCCCGTGTTGCGGGAGTGCGGATCCCCGAAGAACTGGCGGTGGCGGGATTCGATGACCTGCCGTACTCCGCGACCAGCAATCCGGGCCTGACAAGCGTTCACCTGCCGGCCACGCCCCTCGGGCTCAAGGCCGGCGAGCAGTTGCGCTCCCTCATGGAGGGCCGCCCGCTGGAGCAGCCCCAGGTGACACTGGAAAGCTCCTTGGTGGTTCGCGGCTCCACAGCCTGACGAAACTCCCTCAGCGCTGGTTCTGGTCCACGCGTTCGCGCTGCCGCCGGTACGCCCTGATCGAAACCCAGGCAATCAGGGCTGCAAGCGCGGCGTAGACGGCGTAATTGAGGTATTTGGAGTACTCCTCGATGAGGTGGTACTGCGCTCCGAGGAGCACACCGAGACCGATCAACAGGGCATTCCAGAGCCCGCTCCCGGCAATGGTAAAGATGCTGAACGTGGCCAGGTTCATTTTCTCCGCGCCGGCGGGCAGGGAAATCAGGCTGCGCACCCCGGGCAGGAACCGGCCGAAGAACACCGCCGATTTGCCGTGGCGCTGGAACCAGTCGGCGGCTTTCTCGAAGTCCTCGCGGTCCATCAGCGGAAGCCGGGACAGCCCGCGGATGGCACGCTCCAGGCCAAGCTTCGCGCCAATCCAGTACAGCAGCAGCGCACCGGCGTAGGCGCCGAGCGTGCTGGTGAGGAACACGAGGGCCAGGCTCATGCTTCCCTGCTTGGTGAGGAAGCCCGCCAGCGGCAGGATGACCTCGCTCGGGATGGGCGGGATGATGGTTTCGGCGAAGGTGAACAGTCCCACGCCCCACTCCCCCAGCGTATCGATGCCGCGGGCGGCCAAGCCGGCTATCCCCGTGAGCTCGTCAACGGCGTTTGCGGTAGTCATGACTGTCCTTCCTGAGTGTCAGCGGGCTGCGGGACGGAACCGCATGAAACCGAAGGCGGCGGAGAGCAGGAGCATCCCGCCGCCGATGGCCACCAGGTATCCGGCAAGTGGAACGGTCCCTGCCCCGGCCCTGCCGGAATCCGGCAGGGCGGCTGCCAATGTCCGGGCTGAGCGGGACGGCATCGGCGATGACGCCTTAGCCGGCGTGGCAAAGCCTGCACCTGACGGCGTTCCGGCGGATGCTGAAGGGGCGGTCGCTGTCCCCTGGCCGGCCACACCTTCCTGCGACGGCAGGTTTTCCGCGGCCGAACCGGGAACTACGGGCTGGGTGTCTGCGGGGCCGGAACCGCCCTGCGCGGGTCCGGGGCTGGCTGGCCCGGCCGGGGCGGTCGGCGCCGATGCGGGCGCCGGGGAAGGCGGGCCGCCGGAAACGCAGAACCCGCCCGCGGCAGCCGGAACCTGCTTGTCCGGGCAGGGTTCGGCACTTGCCGGTGCGGCGATACCCAGCAAAAAGAAGGCGACGACGGACAGCACCGCGAGGATGCAGGGAACCAGTCGACCGTTGCGCATGTCACCCTACGCTACCCGCTCCGGCGAAATCCGTCCTGCCACCCGGCGGCCCGACCCTAGCGCAGGGCTGTGAAGCGGGCGGGTGAGCCCCCGCCGTCGGCGAGGTCTGCAAGTATCCGGCCAATGGCCGGTGTGAACTTGAAACCGTGGCCGGAGAAGCCGGCCCCCACCACCACTGGACCGAAACGGTCCAGCACGAAGTCCTCGTTGGCGGTGCTGGTGTACGTGCAACTGATGGGAACCGCCGACTCCGCATCCACGCCCGGCAGCCACTCCCGGACGTAGCGCACCAGCGCCTGAAGCTGGACAGGTTCGGGGGTGAAGCTGCGCGCGTCCGGGTCCGTCACCGGCCCCACGCCGTGCCAGCCGGCTTTGATGCCCTCGCCCGGGGTGAGCATTCCGTAGACGGGGCTGTACCAGTACGCGTCGCGGGGATCATCCGGGTCCGGGTTGTGGTTGAAGCTGGGCCAGGCCAGTGAGTCGTCCAGCGGCGTGAAGTGTGCCGGCTGCTCCTGCGTGACCACAAGCCCCGGCAGCGTGACCCGGTTCCCGAGAAGCTTGCCGGTCCACGCGCCGGCGGTGACCACCACACGGCGCGCGGTGATCTCGCCGGAGTCAATGACCACGACGGCGCGGTCGCCGTCAACGCGGATGTCGCGGACCGGCGTCGAGTATTCAAAGCGGGCGCCGTGCGCCTCGGCGGCCTGGCGCAGCGCCAGCAGCGCGTCGGCGGCGCGGACCCGTCCCGAGCCGGGCACCACCAGGACGTCACCCCTGAAGTTCATGCCCCGCCAGCGCTCCGCCGCCTCTGCCGCCGGAATGAAGTGGCTCTCAATGCCCCGCTCGGCGTGCGACGAACGAACGTCCCGCAGCCGCCGGACGTTGCCGTGGTTCACCAGGCCCACGAGGTCCAGGAGCTGCGTGCCCGTTGCACCCTCGAGCTCGTCCCAGAGGTCCTTGGCCTCGGTGACCAGGTCCAGGTAGTCGGGCTCGGCGTAGGCCATGTTGAAATTGCGGGTCGCGCCGTGGGAGGCGCCGATGTGATGCCCCTGTTCAAACTGCTCCAGGAGGACAACGGACCTGCCGCGGCGGGCAAGCTGCCACGCGGCAGCGGATCCCATCGCCCCTCCGCCGACCACGACGACGTCAACTTCCACCACAGCTCCACCAGACTCGATCCCGCGGCCTCGCCAAGAGGCCTGTTGCCGGGACCTATTCTTCCGGATTGACCGGCTCAGCCCGCGAAAGTTACATCCTTGCTGTCCTCAACCGCAGCGGTGCGGCCGGGAGCCGTGTGGTATTTCCAGTAAAGGTTGGTGTGCGCAATGACCTTGTCCGGCGGCGGGGCACCCCACTCGCTCTGGTCCTCCGTGGTGTGCGCGTCACCAACGAGGGTCACGTCGTAGCCGCGGACAAAGGCGCCGTGGATGGTGGACCGGATGCACTCATCCGTCTGCGCGCCGGTCACCACCAGGCGCCCGACTGCTGCTCCGGCCAGTACGTCTTCCAGGTCGGTGTCCTCGAAGGAGTCCGCGAACGACTTGTGCACCAGCGGTTCCGGTTCCTGCCGCTTCAGTTCCGGCACGAGCTCCCAGGCATCGCTTCCCTTCGCCAGTTGCCCACTCGAGTGCTGGACCCAGACGATCGGGACGCCTTCGCTCCGCGCTTTGTCAACGAGGGTGGCGATGTTGGCGACGACGGCGTCGCGCTGGTGCACATCGGCCACCACCCCGTTCTGGACGTCGATCACCAGCAAGGCGGTGTTGGGTCGATCCGACAGTGTGGTCATAGCGAGCTCCTCGGTTTGTGCCGGGACATGCTGCGGCCCTGGAGTGGCAATCCGTTGCATGCATTTTACGTGGGCTTAACTTGATCGGTCTTGTGAGCCTACAAGGGGCCGCGACAGACTTGAAGCACTTGATGAACCGATCAATTCTGATCGTTCGACCAGACCAGCGGACGTTGTTCGCAGAGATGCGTTCGGCCCGTTTCGCGGCGAAGCTGCCGGCGGGCCGGCTCCGCAGACCGGAAGGATTAATTATGGCCGGCAAGTTTGAAGTTTTCGTCGATGCAGAGTTGCAGTACCGCTTCCGGCTGACGACGCCGGAAGGAGCCGAGCTTGCCGTGTCAGGCGCCTACCGCGACAAGCCGTCGGCGGTGGCGGCCATCGAAGCGGTCCGCGAGTGCGCGGGAATGGGGCTGATCAGCGACCTCTGCCCTGCTAGCAGTTCGGTCCCGGCACCCGCCCAGGCACCGGCTGCTGCGACGCCTGCCCCCGTCCCCGCGGCCTGCGACACCCGGCGGTTCCCGGTTGACGGCTTCCGCAAGCACGCCGCGGCCCGCCGGGCCCCGGCCGTTCCGCACTGGTCGGGGGCAGCCTGACCCGCGGGCGGTAACGTGGTACGCAGTAGAGGGAGCATGCTGCGACCTGCCGCGCGGAGGGATTCACGTTGCCAGAAGATTCGAACACCGGAGCGCCGGATCCGAGGGGCCGGCTGACGTCCCGGATCCTTCGTGGCGGCACTGAGCCCGATCCGCGGTTTACCCTGGCGAACGAGCGGACGTTCCTGGCGTGGATCCGGACGTCGCTGGCCCTGCTAGCCGGGGGCGTTGCGGTCGAAGCTTTTATGGCTGAGCTCTTGGGTCCCGAACTGCGCAAGACCATTTCGGTCCTGCTGCTTGTCCTGGCGTTGCTGATCGGGGGCGGCTCGTTCTTCCGGTGGGTGAACGTGGAACGCGCCATGCGGCGAAAAGCACCTATGCCGCTCCCGCTCATGGCCCCGGTGCTGGCCATCGGCGGGGCCCTCGTGGCGGCCATCATGGTGGTTTTCGTGATCGTCCGGCCGGCCTGAGCATGGCTTCCCGAAGCGGCGCCGCATGGCACGGCGATTCCGGCCTCCAGCCGGAACGCACTGACCTGGCCTGGAGCCGCACCACCCTGTCCATGGTGATCGCTGCGTCCGTTTTCCTGCGGTGGATGCCCCACCACGGCTGGTTCGTCGGGACGCTCGTCGGCGGTGCCGTCGTCACCGCACTGGCCATCAATCTCACCCAGAAACGCCGGTTCCACCGGGCCGTCCGGGGCATCAGGCAGGAGACCATGCCGCCGCACATAGGCTCGACGGCGGCGGTCGCCGCGAGCGTCGTCGTCCTCGCCCTGCTGGGGATTTACACCGTACTGTTCCTCCCGCTGCAGCCGTGAGCGGGGCGTGACGCGACAGGCGTGACGCCCTGCCGCGGCACCGGGCGGCCGGTCAGAAGAGCGTCAACTGGCCGTCTGGTGATCCGTTGGAGTCGGGCAGCGCCCCTTCGGGCGAGTTCATTCCCACCATTTCCTTGACGTCCGGAAGCAGCTCGCCAATGCAGGTCTGACCCTCCAGCACCGGGATCACCGCCATGTTTGCACTGCCATCGGTGCTTGAATCTGCCACTGGGTGAGTTTATTGCAGGGCACCGACACTCACGGTGCGACACTCCAACGTGGACTGTACCCCCCTCACGCCTGGCCCTCCATGACGACGGCAGGTTGCCCGGAGCTGTTGACCGGAGCAGCGGCAGGCCGCTTCGCGGTCGGTTCCGTAACACCGGCAGGCTTGTGGACCCGTCGCCACGCCCAAGGCAGCAGGTACGTGCGGGCCCACACAAGGTCCTCGGCCCTGGCGCGGCGCCAATCGCCCTGCGGCAGGTCCCCCGCCTGCAGCGGCTGCAGCGGATGCCGGACCCCAAGCGCATCGAGCACCCTCATCGCCACGGCATAGTGACCCGGCGGGGACAAGTGCAGCCTGTCCCGGTCCCACATCCGCGGGTCCCGGAGCTCCCGAAGTCCCCAGAGATCCGCGATCACGGCGTTATGCCGGGAGGCGATCTCGCGGATGTTTTCGTTGAAGACTGCCACCTTGCTCCGGTTGCGGCCGAGCACCGGCGTTGACCCCCAATCCGGTCCGGTGAAGAGCACCAGGGTGGCACCGGAAGAACTCAGCAGCGCCACGCCGTCGTCAAGCATGCCCGCGAGCTTGTCCGGATCGCTGCCGTGGAAGACCAGGTCGTTGCCTCCGGCGGAAAGCGTGATCACATCCGGCCGCAGGACCAGCGCCGGACCGGCCTGCCGGGCCAGGATCTGCTCCAGCAGCAGGCCGCGCACGGCCAGATTCGCATACGCGAAGTCGTCGTGCCCTGCGCTCAGTTCCTCTGCCACCCGGTCCACCCACCTCCTCGTGGGAAGCCTGCGCCCTTTCTTTGATTAACCACGGAACCGGTCCACATGTTCCGAAAATCGGGCGGAATGCCGTGTTTGTGAAAGGAATGCCTGCTGCTCGCCGGGCGTTAAAAGAGTGTCCGCTGTTATGAGTTGCAGCGGACTGACGGGAAGGTAATGAGCAGGAAAATCGAAACAGTCGAGGACGACGCCGGGAAGGTCATCAGCTACCACCGGCACCCCAACGGCGGCGGCCTGATCGGCCGTGGGGCCGAGGTGGACGAGTCGTCCTTCATCAGTCCAACCGCCTATGTGGAGGCCGGCGCCCAGGTGGGGGCCGGATGCCGGGTGGGCGGCGGCAGCTGGATCGACCGGCGTGCGCGGGTCGGCCACAAAGTGGTGATCGGTGATGCTGTGTACGTGGGGCAGGGAGCGGTGATCGGCCACCGGGCCCGGATCGGCAGCCACTCCAAGATCGGAGCGGGGGCCGTGATAGGGCACGGAGTCCGCCTCCACGGCGACAGCAAGGTCGCCCAGGGCAGCCGCCTCCCGGCCAGGACCGGGGCGTCGGCAAGCCCTCCGCCGCGGTCCCTTCCGGACGGTAACCGCCAGGCCGCGTGAAGCTTGCCGCTCTACCGGCGCGCGTCCCTGTTCTGCAGCGAAGCCGAGCCGGGCCCAAAGCCTCTCGTGGACCGCGCCGGAGTGGGATTACCTTAAGGCATACCCACCGTTAGGTCATTGAAAGCGGGGACGCGTGATGGGTGGCGGAACGGATCCTGATGGCGGGCACGGACGCGACGACGAACCTGACGAGGTTGGCCCCGACGGTGCCGTCCCCCAGGACGAGTCCCTCCCTGACTCCGGTGCCGTCCCCTACGACGAGGACGCGGGTTATTTCGACGACACCGCTGCCCAGCAAGAAGCTCCCCTCCCCGCAGTTCCGGAAGCTACCACCCGCGAAACGGTGGTTGCCAGGCAAGAGGAACGGTTCGGCGGCATCAAGATCGGTGCGGCCTTCTTCGGCTGGCTGACTGCAACCGCGATGGCCGTTCTGCTGGCGGCTTTGGCCATGGCGTCCACACGGACGGGCCTGCTGACCGCCGCGGATATGGCCGCAGGCACCGGGCAGGCTTGGTCCTGGCCCGGCGGCGTCACCGGCGCTGCCCTGCTCCTTATGATCCCCCTCTTCGCCTACTTTTCAGGCGGCTACGTCGCGGGACGGATGGCGCGGTTCAACGGCGTCGGCCAGGGACTCATGGTGTGGCTGTGGGCGGTCATTGTGGCTGCGGCAGCAGCCGTCGTCGCCATAGTGGGTGGCATTGTTGGCGGCGGCCAGTTGAATGTCCGGATGGTGCTCAACGACTTGCTTCGGCTGCCCGTGAATGAGGGCCCGCTGGGCACGGCCAGCATTGTCGCGGCCATCGCCGTCGCCGCGTTAGCCCTGCTGGGCTCCGTCCTGGGCGGCATGGTTGGAGTTCATTACCACCGGAAAGTGGACCGGGTGGGATTCACTCCGACGGAAAAGTACTACCAGCCCTAGTCCCGGCTCAGGCCTCGACTGGAGCTGCGAACCGTTCGCCGTTGAAGTACTCCAGCTGCCAGCCGTCAACGGCGTGGTGGTGGG
Protein-coding regions in this window:
- a CDS encoding DedA family protein codes for the protein MTTANAVDELTGIAGLAARGIDTLGEWGVGLFTFAETIIPPIPSEVILPLAGFLTKQGSMSLALVFLTSTLGAYAGALLLYWIGAKLGLERAIRGLSRLPLMDREDFEKAADWFQRHGKSAVFFGRFLPGVRSLISLPAGAEKMNLATFSIFTIAGSGLWNALLIGLGVLLGAQYHLIEEYSKYLNYAVYAALAALIAWVSIRAYRRQRERVDQNQR
- a CDS encoding FAD-dependent oxidoreductase — translated: MEVDVVVVGGGAMGSAAAWQLARRGRSVVLLEQFEQGHHIGASHGATRNFNMAYAEPDYLDLVTEAKDLWDELEGATGTQLLDLVGLVNHGNVRRLRDVRSSHAERGIESHFIPAAEAAERWRGMNFRGDVLVVPGSGRVRAADALLALRQAAEAHGARFEYSTPVRDIRVDGDRAVVVIDSGEITARRVVVTAGAWTGKLLGNRVTLPGLVVTQEQPAHFTPLDDSLAWPSFNHNPDPDDPRDAYWYSPVYGMLTPGEGIKAGWHGVGPVTDPDARSFTPEPVQLQALVRYVREWLPGVDAESAVPISCTYTSTANEDFVLDRFGPVVVGAGFSGHGFKFTPAIGRILADLADGGGSPARFTALR
- a CDS encoding cysteine hydrolase family protein; translation: MTTLSDRPNTALLVIDVQNGVVADVHQRDAVVANIATLVDKARSEGVPIVWVQHSSGQLAKGSDAWELVPELKRQEPEPLVHKSFADSFEDTDLEDVLAGAAVGRLVVTGAQTDECIRSTIHGAFVRGYDVTLVGDAHTTEDQSEWGAPPPDKVIAHTNLYWKYHTAPGRTAAVEDSKDVTFAG
- a CDS encoding DUF1508 domain-containing protein translates to MAGKFEVFVDAELQYRFRLTTPEGAELAVSGAYRDKPSAVAAIEAVRECAGMGLISDLCPASSSVPAPAQAPAAATPAPVPAACDTRRFPVDGFRKHAAARRAPAVPHWSGAA
- a CDS encoding YidH family protein; this encodes MPEDSNTGAPDPRGRLTSRILRGGTEPDPRFTLANERTFLAWIRTSLALLAGGVAVEAFMAELLGPELRKTISVLLLVLALLIGGGSFFRWVNVERAMRRKAPMPLPLMAPVLAIGGALVAAIMVVFVIVRPA
- a CDS encoding DUF202 domain-containing protein — encoded protein: MASRSGAAWHGDSGLQPERTDLAWSRTTLSMVIAASVFLRWMPHHGWFVGTLVGGAVVTALAINLTQKRRFHRAVRGIRQETMPPHIGSTAAVAASVVVLALLGIYTVLFLPLQP
- a CDS encoding DapH/DapD/GlmU-related protein, with the translated sequence MSRKIETVEDDAGKVISYHRHPNGGGLIGRGAEVDESSFISPTAYVEAGAQVGAGCRVGGGSWIDRRARVGHKVVIGDAVYVGQGAVIGHRARIGSHSKIGAGAVIGHGVRLHGDSKVAQGSRLPARTGASASPPPRSLPDGNRQAA